Proteins encoded in a region of the Psychromicrobium lacuslunae genome:
- a CDS encoding DUF6191 domain-containing protein has translation MSNGLGGAFGSIDSIFNPGRAHQLEEEARQLILPVTVDSPDKSGHGIEIDLDAGVAVIRQPLDESEPG, from the coding sequence ATGAGTAATGGGCTCGGTGGCGCCTTCGGCTCGATTGACTCCATCTTCAATCCTGGGCGGGCCCACCAGTTGGAGGAAGAAGCTCGGCAGTTGATTTTGCCAGTCACCGTCGACTCTCCGGATAAGTCCGGTCATGGTATCGAGATCGACCTTGATGCCGGCGTTGCGGTGATCCGGCAGCCGTTGGATGAATCCGAGCCGGGATGA
- a CDS encoding Lsr2 dimerization domain-containing protein produces MAQREVIEHIDDLTGEVVDDVRTVRFGFEGLDYEIDLSGANASEFMRILAPYLRKSRRVRRARQGASNSLPASEVPVTVKRSWLLENGFAVSKAGRMKLEHHEAYAKAHS; encoded by the coding sequence ATGGCGCAGCGCGAAGTAATTGAGCATATCGACGACTTGACTGGGGAAGTCGTCGACGATGTGCGGACCGTCCGTTTTGGATTTGAAGGTCTTGACTATGAGATCGACCTTTCCGGAGCCAATGCCTCGGAGTTTATGAGAATTCTGGCACCCTATCTTAGGAAATCAAGAAGGGTCCGTAGGGCTCGTCAAGGCGCTTCAAACTCACTTCCGGCCAGCGAAGTTCCGGTTACCGTTAAGCGGAGCTGGCTCCTTGAAAATGGTTTCGCGGTGTCAAAGGCCGGCAGGATGAAGCTTGAGCACCATGAGGCTTATGCGAAGGCGCATTCCTAG
- a CDS encoding DUF2273 domain-containing protein, protein MNYTLVGMGVGAFLAFMAFAFGFWAFLIALIFIAIGAILGRAMDGKLDLRGVIDALTGRRSSS, encoded by the coding sequence ATGAATTACACCCTAGTTGGCATGGGCGTTGGGGCGTTCCTGGCCTTTATGGCCTTCGCTTTCGGGTTCTGGGCCTTTCTAATAGCTTTGATTTTTATTGCTATTGGCGCGATTCTTGGCCGTGCCATGGATGGAAAGCTCGATTTGCGGGGGGTTATTGACGCTCTTACCGGACGGCGCTCTTCATCATGA
- a CDS encoding MFS transporter encodes MTESTISQDPPAASTPSSAKKTPAAGSWGDLLGPAHLAAALVLAGGVALYAMNVYVTAALLPSAIGEIGGAEYYAWVATSFLTASVVASMLVNRLLSSLGPSRAYLTAFLIFGAGALINALSPNMELFLVGRIIQGIGGGLLTGLGFAVIRTALPARLWTRAAGLVSAMWGVGNLIGPALGGLFAQFGLWRWAFGLLVAAALVLAFLSRKALPHNSESHLKHPPLPLLSLVLLTLAAAIFSVTSVLPKGIWTVLGIVAGVLLMAGFIWRERVAKATVLPKLSYLKGNSLKWIYLSLAALSAGAMTESFIPLFGQELGGMIPLLAGFLGAALSVGWTVAQLFSVNLSTDASKRVVRLAGPLVLAAGLASYGLLQQAGAGPWLVVLWAIILFVAGAGIGSAFPHFSVAAMSSTDDEDEGQKAAAGISTTQLIANAVASALAGILVSLGAPSMIDSARLMSFGIAAVALIGFGTAIASVRGSRRSQLTSAEK; translated from the coding sequence ATGACCGAATCTACAATCTCTCAAGACCCGCCTGCCGCAAGCACTCCGAGCTCTGCCAAGAAGACCCCAGCTGCCGGCAGCTGGGGTGATCTGCTCGGACCAGCACATCTGGCGGCAGCCCTCGTGCTGGCCGGTGGTGTCGCACTTTATGCAATGAATGTCTACGTCACGGCGGCGTTGCTGCCGTCCGCCATTGGCGAGATCGGCGGCGCCGAGTACTACGCCTGGGTGGCAACCTCATTTCTGACCGCCTCCGTGGTCGCCTCAATGCTGGTCAACCGGCTGCTCAGTTCATTAGGCCCGTCACGGGCCTATCTCACTGCCTTCCTGATCTTCGGAGCCGGGGCGCTAATCAATGCCCTCAGCCCCAATATGGAGTTGTTCCTGGTCGGCAGGATCATCCAAGGCATTGGCGGTGGCCTGCTCACCGGCCTCGGCTTCGCGGTGATTCGTACCGCACTACCAGCCAGACTATGGACCAGGGCTGCCGGTCTAGTGTCTGCCATGTGGGGCGTAGGCAATTTGATCGGCCCTGCCCTGGGTGGCTTGTTCGCCCAGTTCGGCCTCTGGCGTTGGGCCTTTGGACTGCTAGTGGCAGCTGCCCTGGTGCTTGCCTTCCTCTCGCGCAAGGCACTGCCACACAATAGCGAATCGCATCTCAAACATCCGCCGCTGCCCCTGCTCTCGCTGGTCTTGCTCACCCTAGCCGCGGCTATCTTCAGTGTCACCTCGGTACTGCCCAAGGGGATCTGGACAGTGCTTGGCATCGTTGCTGGGGTATTGCTGATGGCCGGTTTCATCTGGCGGGAAAGGGTGGCAAAGGCCACCGTGCTGCCCAAACTGAGTTATCTCAAGGGAAATAGTCTGAAATGGATCTACCTGAGCTTGGCAGCGCTGAGCGCCGGCGCAATGACGGAATCCTTCATCCCACTTTTCGGCCAAGAGCTCGGTGGCATGATCCCACTGCTCGCCGGTTTCCTCGGTGCCGCCCTTTCGGTCGGCTGGACTGTCGCGCAGCTGTTCAGCGTCAACCTCAGCACTGATGCGTCCAAACGGGTGGTCCGGTTAGCTGGCCCGCTGGTACTCGCCGCTGGTTTAGCCAGCTACGGTTTGCTGCAACAAGCCGGCGCCGGACCTTGGCTGGTGGTGCTATGGGCGATCATCCTCTTTGTCGCCGGAGCCGGCATCGGCTCGGCATTCCCGCACTTCAGCGTCGCCGCGATGAGTAGCACGGATGACGAGGATGAGGGCCAGAAGGCGGCAGCGGGAATCAGCACAACACAGTTGATCGCGAATGCCGTCGCCTCAGCTTTGGCAGGCATCCTGGTCAGTCTCGGCGCACCGTCGATGATTGATTCGGCCAGGCTAATGTCATTCGGCATTGCCGCGGTCGCGCTTATCGGTTTCGGCACCGCGATTGCCTCGGTTCGCGGCTCCCGGCGATCGCAGCTGACCAGCGCTGAGAAGTAG
- a CDS encoding GNAT family N-acetyltransferase gives MHSSTPEYQIRAPRPAETRLVDQLVNAAFADSGSTVTNLVQQMRSLWRTDRGFELIASTSEGEVLGHIGFSRGYLDAPERLHHVLVLSPLAVQPSSQGRGIGSTLVRTGLQEATERGFDLVFLEGEPGFYPRLGFVPGGAAGFRKPSVRIPDAAFMVRHLTPVAESLSGTLIYPEIFWETDTVGLRDA, from the coding sequence ATGCATAGCAGCACACCGGAGTACCAGATCCGGGCACCTCGCCCAGCTGAAACCCGCTTAGTCGATCAGCTGGTCAACGCAGCCTTCGCCGATTCCGGCAGTACCGTGACCAACCTGGTCCAGCAGATGCGCAGCCTCTGGCGAACGGACCGCGGCTTCGAACTAATCGCCAGCACCTCTGAGGGCGAGGTGCTAGGACATATTGGCTTTAGCCGCGGCTACCTAGATGCACCGGAACGCTTGCATCATGTTCTGGTGCTGAGCCCGCTAGCCGTCCAACCAAGCAGCCAGGGCCGAGGTATCGGCTCCACGCTGGTTCGGACCGGGCTACAAGAAGCCACCGAGCGAGGCTTTGATCTGGTCTTCTTAGAGGGAGAGCCCGGGTTCTATCCACGACTAGGGTTCGTGCCGGGCGGCGCCGCTGGCTTCCGCAAGCCCTCGGTGCGAATTCCTGATGCTGCCTTTATGGTGCGACACCTCACGCCGGTCGCTGAATCGCTCAGCGGGACCCTGATCTACCCTGAGATTTTCTGGGAGACCGACACAGTGGGCCTCCGCGATGCCTAA
- a CDS encoding Asp23/Gls24 family envelope stress response protein, giving the protein MNGASELSQAGGRTVISDAAVTKVAGIAARGVSGVYSLGSGSARAIGAIRDVVGATDLSQGIRAEVGTSEVAVDVSLVAEYGVPLQALANQVREAVYHAVQELVGLKVIEVNVEVNDVHVADSDSAKSPGVAKPPVKATERLAASFKDPNPQDRSATGETV; this is encoded by the coding sequence GTGAACGGAGCAAGCGAGCTCTCGCAAGCTGGTGGCCGTACCGTCATTTCGGACGCCGCGGTGACCAAAGTCGCTGGAATCGCGGCGCGCGGCGTTAGCGGGGTGTACTCCTTGGGCTCCGGTTCGGCTCGCGCCATCGGCGCGATTCGAGACGTGGTGGGTGCCACCGACCTTTCGCAGGGTATTCGCGCCGAAGTCGGTACCTCCGAGGTCGCCGTGGATGTCTCCTTGGTTGCCGAATACGGGGTGCCCTTGCAAGCGCTCGCCAACCAGGTTCGCGAGGCGGTCTACCATGCTGTCCAGGAACTCGTTGGGCTGAAGGTGATCGAGGTCAACGTCGAGGTCAACGATGTGCATGTCGCCGACAGTGACTCGGCTAAGTCGCCGGGCGTTGCTAAGCCGCCAGTGAAGGCCACCGAGCGGCTTGCCGCAAGTTTTAAGGACCCAAACCCGCAAGATCGATCAGCAACTGGAGAGACGGTATGA
- a CDS encoding S8/S53 family peptidase, translated as MRFKKIPLIISTLALSVAFGISVGAVPAFGASSDPWLARTAVAFNLGGSVLGSYPDAAGASYDGSGTVVVDIDGAFHPENPYLNIIGEACFGQPVGTTPWPSLCNTNNFVRRPLAQNPYTGYYFSALAGSSKPSNSPVSSCIEPASQTFCHNFHGTATAGTINGRQATRWESATELSYSVGAAKGASVFAIKVGGGTGSSTGWPIESVIDALNYVNNGLLTRQDIGSKIVAVNLSVAGTFRPSGSSCTADAVRINAIAATLKAKGVAVIMAAGNDGGVGIGGWSCGSNIIRVGATGLATPTVLTSYSNVDWSIQLYAPVGEGNYLAHDTLLVPYQSSGLTPAAGTSFASAEVAGVFAVLRQKFGKAPSVDSLLRLLQSSGRALTGADSNYASLSAKVVNLPAALNRTP; from the coding sequence ATGAGATTTAAAAAAATACCCCTCATTATTTCTACTCTGGCGTTGTCTGTAGCCTTCGGTATTTCCGTTGGCGCCGTTCCGGCTTTCGGTGCTAGCAGCGATCCTTGGTTGGCCAGGACTGCTGTCGCCTTTAATCTCGGTGGTTCCGTGCTGGGCAGTTATCCAGACGCAGCCGGGGCCAGCTACGACGGATCGGGCACCGTGGTGGTCGATATCGACGGGGCATTTCACCCGGAGAACCCGTACTTAAACATCATTGGCGAAGCCTGTTTTGGCCAACCGGTCGGCACCACACCTTGGCCCTCGCTCTGCAATACCAATAACTTCGTGCGTCGGCCACTGGCGCAAAATCCCTACACTGGCTACTATTTTTCTGCCTTAGCGGGAAGCTCTAAACCATCAAATTCCCCGGTGAGTAGCTGTATTGAGCCTGCTAGCCAGACGTTCTGCCATAACTTTCACGGTACCGCCACGGCCGGAACCATTAATGGTCGGCAGGCCACTCGTTGGGAAAGCGCAACCGAACTGTCCTATTCGGTTGGTGCGGCAAAAGGGGCTTCAGTCTTTGCGATTAAAGTTGGTGGCGGCACCGGCAGCAGCACCGGTTGGCCGATTGAATCGGTTATCGACGCGCTGAACTACGTCAATAATGGACTATTGACCAGGCAAGACATTGGATCAAAGATCGTTGCGGTGAACCTCTCCGTCGCCGGAACTTTCAGGCCAAGCGGGTCTAGCTGCACCGCCGATGCGGTCCGAATCAATGCAATAGCTGCCACTCTCAAAGCTAAGGGCGTGGCGGTCATCATGGCAGCCGGTAACGATGGCGGGGTGGGCATCGGAGGCTGGAGCTGCGGTTCTAACATCATTAGGGTTGGCGCCACCGGCCTCGCCACACCAACCGTGCTCACCTCGTATTCAAATGTTGACTGGAGTATCCAGCTTTATGCGCCGGTCGGTGAGGGAAACTACTTAGCCCATGACACCTTGCTGGTGCCTTATCAAAGTTCTGGCCTGACTCCGGCGGCTGGCACCTCATTCGCTTCTGCTGAGGTAGCCGGAGTCTTTGCTGTGCTCCGGCAGAAGTTCGGCAAGGCTCCCAGCGTAGATTCCTTGCTTCGCTTGCTGCAGAGTAGCGGCCGCGCCCTCACCGGGGCCGACTCGAACTATGCCTCGTTGAGCGCGAAAGTGGTAAACCTCCCCGCCGCGCTCAACCGCACGCCTTGA
- a CDS encoding ABC transporter substrate-binding protein, with the protein MKLAKVLAPALTVGVLAISLTACGGSSSSPSGDAGGLSGDAAANLDGRGPITYIQGKDNSNVAQPIVDKWNAAHPDQKVTLKEQTDNADQQHDDLVQNLQTKNASYDVMSVDVIWTAEFAAKQWLQPLTGKMELKTDGFLPATVKAATYNNTLYVAPQTSDGGMLYYRKDLVPTPPKTWAEMMSMCASVAKAKGIDCYAGQFAQYEGLTVNASEAINSTGGQIIGDDGKVAIDSDKAKAGLQNLVTAYKNGDIPKQAITYQEEQGRQAFEDGKLLFLRNWPYVYNLASTDATSKVKTSFGVAPLPGADGPGASTLGGHSLGISVYSKHKATALDFLKFVTSEEIQKFYVTQASAAPVLASVYDDPELSKKLPYLSVLKTSIENAVPRPVTPFYPAVTKAIQDNSYAAIKGEKAVDQAIADIKTAMQSAGVK; encoded by the coding sequence ATGAAGTTAGCCAAAGTACTCGCCCCGGCGCTGACCGTGGGCGTGCTGGCGATCAGCCTCACCGCCTGCGGCGGTAGTTCTAGTTCGCCCAGTGGCGACGCTGGCGGACTGAGCGGAGATGCCGCCGCCAACCTTGACGGACGAGGCCCGATCACTTACATCCAGGGCAAGGACAACTCCAATGTTGCCCAGCCGATCGTGGATAAGTGGAATGCTGCGCACCCCGACCAGAAGGTAACGCTCAAGGAGCAAACCGATAACGCGGACCAGCAGCACGATGATCTGGTGCAGAATCTGCAGACCAAGAATGCCAGCTATGACGTGATGAGCGTCGATGTGATCTGGACTGCGGAGTTCGCCGCCAAGCAGTGGCTGCAGCCGTTGACCGGCAAGATGGAATTGAAGACCGACGGCTTCCTGCCAGCTACCGTGAAGGCCGCGACCTATAACAATACGCTCTACGTTGCCCCGCAGACCTCGGATGGCGGCATGCTTTACTATCGCAAGGACTTGGTGCCCACCCCGCCGAAGACCTGGGCCGAAATGATGAGCATGTGTGCCTCGGTGGCGAAGGCTAAGGGCATTGACTGCTATGCCGGTCAGTTCGCCCAGTATGAAGGTTTGACGGTGAATGCCTCGGAAGCGATTAACTCCACCGGCGGCCAGATCATTGGTGATGATGGCAAGGTCGCCATTGACTCTGATAAGGCAAAGGCTGGCTTGCAGAACCTGGTCACCGCCTATAAGAACGGCGATATCCCGAAGCAAGCCATCACCTATCAGGAAGAGCAAGGACGTCAGGCCTTCGAAGACGGTAAGCTGCTGTTCCTGCGCAACTGGCCCTATGTCTATAACCTGGCTTCCACCGATGCCACTTCAAAGGTGAAGACCAGTTTTGGTGTCGCTCCGCTGCCTGGCGCCGATGGCCCGGGTGCCTCCACCCTCGGTGGCCACAGCCTTGGCATTAGCGTCTACTCCAAGCACAAGGCCACCGCGCTGGACTTCTTGAAGTTCGTCACCAGCGAGGAGATTCAGAAGTTCTACGTCACTCAGGCTTCGGCGGCCCCGGTATTGGCTTCGGTCTACGACGATCCTGAACTGTCGAAGAAGCTGCCGTACCTTTCGGTGCTCAAGACCTCGATTGAGAACGCGGTACCGCGCCCGGTGACGCCGTTCTACCCCGCAGTTACCAAGGCAATTCAAGACAATTCCTATGCGGCCATCAAGGGCGAGAAAGCGGTTGATCAAGCGATTGCCGATATCAAGACTGCTATGCAGTCCGCTGGCGTGAAATAG
- a CDS encoding DMT family transporter → MKDAELELEQPALPPAKQTAKQTAKRTAKQTSQGLALFAVVITLLLWASAFVGIRIIGANYSPGALSLGRLLIGTLVLSFFAIPTLKKLPKGWLTWRTGFAIFAYSLMWFAGYNVALNTAEQHLDAGTSALLINIAPILIAIFAGIFLREGFPRWLVIGGVVSLAGVALIALGSGQRSSVDLLGIALCLLAAVFAALSVIIQKPVLRSINAVHATWLGTGIGAICCLPFSGELIAAIDSAPIGSTLGVVYLGIFPTAIAFTSWAYALSRFNAGQLAASTYLVPAITVLMSWVLLNETPTAWGFIGGFVALLGVAITRIRPRNRLD, encoded by the coding sequence GTGAAAGATGCAGAGCTCGAGCTGGAGCAGCCAGCATTGCCGCCAGCGAAACAGACAGCGAAACAGACAGCGAAACGAACAGCAAAACAGACCAGCCAAGGCCTAGCACTGTTCGCGGTGGTGATCACCTTACTGCTTTGGGCCTCCGCCTTCGTGGGGATCCGAATCATCGGGGCAAACTACTCGCCCGGTGCACTGAGTCTCGGCCGGCTACTTATCGGCACTCTGGTGTTGAGCTTCTTTGCGATACCGACCTTGAAAAAACTACCCAAAGGCTGGTTGACCTGGCGCACCGGCTTCGCAATTTTCGCTTACTCGTTGATGTGGTTCGCTGGCTACAACGTCGCGCTGAACACCGCAGAACAGCATTTGGACGCCGGCACCAGCGCCCTGCTGATCAATATCGCGCCGATCCTCATCGCCATCTTTGCTGGCATCTTCCTGCGCGAGGGCTTCCCTCGCTGGCTGGTAATCGGAGGCGTGGTTTCGCTGGCTGGGGTGGCTCTCATCGCCCTCGGCTCCGGGCAGCGAAGCAGTGTCGACCTGTTGGGCATTGCGCTATGCCTGCTAGCGGCGGTTTTCGCGGCTCTCAGTGTGATTATCCAAAAACCGGTGTTGCGCTCGATTAACGCGGTGCACGCCACCTGGCTGGGGACCGGCATTGGGGCGATCTGCTGTCTGCCATTTTCCGGCGAGCTGATTGCTGCAATTGACTCAGCACCAATCGGCAGCACCCTCGGGGTTGTCTATCTCGGCATCTTCCCGACCGCCATTGCTTTCACCAGCTGGGCCTACGCACTCTCCCGCTTCAATGCCGGTCAGCTAGCCGCATCAACCTACTTGGTACCCGCTATCACGGTGCTCATGTCGTGGGTTTTACTCAACGAAACCCCCACCGCTTGGGGCTTCATCGGCGGATTCGTCGCCCTGCTCGGGGTCGCCATCACCCGGATTAGACCACGAAACCGACTGGACTAA
- a CDS encoding DUF6286 domain-containing protein has translation MSVEDAGPQSPSETLAVPESTLRMDRVVKRELHSARSILSGVAASVIIVLALYGLLECGLRIVNQPAWLIDPQTALNRLAHLPEGINPLLLGVIGGVLLLAGLVFFLSAVLPGKRARHTMPDSRLFVVVEDEVLASALARRARLAAGVTQEQVMVVVGQRSVVVNVRPTSGVPLSAEQIQAAVEAELAKMQLSPMPQVRVNLAASGVIGV, from the coding sequence ATGAGTGTGGAGGATGCTGGCCCGCAGTCACCTTCCGAAACCCTAGCGGTGCCGGAAAGTACCTTGAGAATGGACCGGGTGGTCAAACGCGAATTACATTCCGCGCGTTCGATTCTCTCCGGTGTTGCGGCCTCCGTGATTATCGTTCTAGCGCTTTACGGGTTGTTGGAATGTGGGTTGCGGATTGTGAACCAGCCGGCTTGGCTGATCGACCCGCAAACCGCATTGAATCGCTTGGCACACCTTCCGGAAGGGATCAATCCGCTGCTGCTCGGCGTGATCGGCGGGGTTCTGCTGCTCGCCGGCTTAGTGTTCTTTCTCAGCGCTGTGTTGCCAGGTAAGCGAGCTCGGCACACGATGCCTGATTCTCGGCTTTTCGTGGTGGTTGAGGATGAGGTACTGGCTTCGGCTCTCGCTCGCCGTGCTCGCTTAGCAGCGGGGGTGACCCAAGAACAGGTGATGGTGGTTGTCGGTCAGCGCTCCGTGGTGGTGAATGTGCGACCCACTTCTGGCGTGCCATTGTCAGCCGAACAGATTCAAGCAGCAGTTGAGGCAGAGCTGGCAAAAATGCAGCTCTCGCCAATGCCGCAAGTCCGGGTCAACCTGGCCGCTTCGGGGGTGATCGGGGTTTGA
- a CDS encoding glycoside hydrolase family 13 protein, with translation MGDLRGVTSRLDYLKDLGVDAVWLSPFYRSPQADAGYDVSDYREVDPSFGTLADFDEMLRAAHALQLRIIVDLVPNHTSDEHKWFVEARQAAPGSAARERYIFREGKGENGELPPNNWQSIFGGDAWTRLIEPDGTPGQWYLHLFDTKQPDLNWENPEVWAEMESVLRFWLDRGVDGFRVDVAHGMVKAEGLPDWAGAAAMVEGEQADAEDAGDAEAVAEGHMNPPSPFFDQEGVHEIYRAWNKVLKEYDGDRMLVAEAWVEPVERLVRYIRPDEMQQAFNFEFLLAGWDAQRMATAISGSLAAVESVGAPSTWVMSNHDTVRHTSRYGLSVPTSFPKGISPEQEQPDEALGLRRARAAAAVMLALPGSAYIYQGDELGLPEHTTLAADFRQDPAFARTKGAETGRDGCRVPLPWYADEANYGFSHGNADPAEPWLPQPEAFARYAADQQDGTAGSTLELYRSALELRAEYRLGAGTLNWAAVHDPAAGVLAFENNGVLVMTNFSEQPVALPAELLENHAVRLRSESSALLGEKLAANSTIWLA, from the coding sequence ATGGGCGATCTGCGCGGCGTCACCTCCCGGCTGGACTATCTGAAGGATCTAGGCGTCGACGCCGTCTGGCTCTCGCCGTTCTACCGCTCGCCGCAGGCCGATGCCGGATATGACGTCTCCGATTACCGCGAGGTGGACCCCTCCTTCGGCACGCTGGCTGATTTCGACGAGATGCTGCGCGCGGCTCACGCCTTACAACTGCGAATCATCGTCGACCTGGTGCCGAACCATACTTCGGACGAACACAAGTGGTTTGTCGAGGCCCGTCAAGCAGCTCCCGGCTCGGCCGCCCGCGAGCGCTACATCTTCCGCGAGGGCAAAGGCGAGAACGGCGAATTGCCACCGAATAACTGGCAGTCGATCTTTGGCGGCGACGCCTGGACCCGGTTGATTGAGCCGGACGGCACCCCCGGCCAGTGGTACTTGCACCTCTTTGACACCAAACAGCCGGACCTCAATTGGGAGAACCCCGAAGTTTGGGCAGAAATGGAATCCGTGCTGCGGTTCTGGTTGGATCGCGGCGTCGACGGCTTCCGCGTCGACGTGGCGCACGGCATGGTGAAGGCTGAAGGCCTGCCTGATTGGGCTGGTGCGGCAGCAATGGTGGAGGGCGAACAAGCGGATGCCGAAGATGCTGGGGACGCCGAAGCTGTTGCTGAAGGTCATATGAACCCGCCCTCGCCGTTCTTCGACCAAGAGGGCGTGCACGAGATCTACCGCGCCTGGAACAAGGTGCTCAAGGAATACGACGGTGACCGGATGCTGGTCGCCGAAGCCTGGGTAGAACCGGTGGAGCGCTTGGTACGTTATATCCGCCCGGACGAAATGCAACAGGCCTTCAACTTCGAATTCCTGCTAGCGGGCTGGGACGCTCAGCGAATGGCGACCGCAATCAGCGGCTCCTTAGCCGCAGTGGAAAGCGTCGGCGCTCCGAGTACCTGGGTGATGTCCAATCACGACACCGTTCGACACACCAGTCGTTACGGTTTGAGCGTACCCACCAGTTTCCCCAAAGGCATTAGCCCGGAACAGGAACAGCCGGATGAAGCCCTGGGCCTCCGTCGAGCTAGGGCGGCAGCCGCGGTGATGCTGGCGCTGCCAGGCTCTGCTTATATCTACCAAGGCGATGAGTTAGGACTGCCCGAACACACCACCTTGGCCGCCGATTTCCGGCAAGATCCGGCGTTCGCCCGCACCAAAGGTGCCGAGACCGGCCGTGACGGCTGCCGGGTACCGTTGCCCTGGTACGCCGATGAAGCGAACTACGGCTTTAGCCATGGCAATGCCGATCCCGCTGAGCCTTGGCTGCCTCAGCCAGAAGCCTTCGCTCGTTACGCGGCAGACCAGCAAGACGGTACCGCTGGTTCGACCCTTGAGCTCTACCGTTCAGCGCTGGAGTTACGCGCTGAATATCGGCTGGGAGCGGGCACATTGAATTGGGCCGCTGTGCACGATCCGGCCGCTGGCGTGCTGGCTTTCGAGAACAATGGCGTGCTGGTAATGACTAACTTCTCCGAACAGCCGGTAGCTCTACCGGCCGAATTACTAGAGAATCACGCGGTTCGGTTGCGCAGCGAGAGCTCGGCCCTGCTTGGCGAAAAACTTGCCGCGAACAGCACCATTTGGCTTGCTTAG